The Triticum dicoccoides isolate Atlit2015 ecotype Zavitan chromosome 6A, WEW_v2.0, whole genome shotgun sequence genome has a window encoding:
- the LOC119317617 gene encoding uncharacterized GPI-anchored protein At4g28100-like: MHPLHRSLLLLYAAAAAGFLLLSPAHCAASALPDPAPLDPAGLFMPSATPAQPGSATIPAFPEQSDAVSGASSTCPLDPSPRLLPAVLSSCDADGALPSRLRCCPALAAWLFAAYAPTALAARPARPASAAPVDMPVPPDDSEACAGAADRALRSEGAALPRPPGANGTCDVAFCYCGVRLRRLTCGAQPTGAGQWVPAESAARRLKRDCARPGVPGCSKCLRALSTIKAGSGGGETAVAASGKLQAAASSERDCQLMGLMWLLQRNATRYGAEATAVIRALMAADEASAVGVAAVAGPAACSLPVDDMPFAAEYGRLSGAGGRPTALRRFHLVLLAMFSVICSL; encoded by the exons ATGCATCCGCTTCACCGCTCTCTCCTCCTCCTCTACGCGGCGGCGGCCGCCGGGTTCTTGCTGCTCTCGCCGGCCCACTGCGCCGCCTCGGCATTGCCGGATCCGGCGCCGCTCGACCCGGCGGGCCTGTTCATGCCCTCGGCCACGCCGGCGCAGCCCGGCTCCGCCACGATCCCGGCGTTCCCGGAGCAGTCGGACGCCGTCTCCGGGGCCTCCTCCACGTGCCCGCTCGACCCCTCCCCGCGGCTCCTCCCGGCCGTGCTCTCCTCCTGCGACGCAGACGGGGCGCTGCCCTCGAGGCTGCGGTGCTGCCCCGCGCTGGCCGCGTGGCTGTTCGCCGCCTACGCGCCCACCGCGCTCGCGGCGAGGCCGGCGCGACCGGCGTCGGCGGCGCCCGTGGACATGCCGGTGCCTCCGGACGACTCGGAGGCGTGCGCGGGCGCCGCGGACCGCGCGCTGCGGTCCGAGGGGGCGGCGCTGCCGCGCCCGCCGGGCGCCAACGGGACGTGCGACGTGGCCTTCTGCTACTGCGGGGTGAGGCTGCGGCGGCTGACGTGCGGGGCCCAGCCGACGGGTGCCGGCCAGTGGGTCCCGGCGGAATCGGCGGCGAGGAGGCTGAAGAGGGACTGCGCGCGGCCCGGCGTCCCCGGCTGCTCCAAGTGCCTCCGTGCTCTTTCCACG ATAAaggcgggatccggcggcggcgagaCGGCGGTTGCGGCGTCGGGGAAGCTGCAGGCGGCCGCGTCGAGCGAGCGGGACTGCCAGCTCATGGGCCTCATGTGGCTGCTGCAGCGCAACGCCACGCGCTACGGCGCAGAGGCCACGGCCGTGATCCGGGCGCTGATGGCCGCGGACGAGGCGTCCGCCGTGGGCGTcgcggcggtggcggggccggCCGCCTGCTCGCTCCCCGTGGACGACATGCCGTTCGCGGCCGAGTACGGGAGGCTCAGCGGGGCCGGCGGACGGCCAACCGCCCTCCGCCGCTTCCACCTGGTTCTGCTCGCCATGTTCAGCGTGATCTGCTCGCTGTAG